The Thalassolituus oleivorans MIL-1 genome includes the window AGGAAACTCGATTTCTGCAAATATCGACATATCGTTATTTAAAATCACAACCCCTGAACGGTATGATTGGTGAACACCAGCGTTCAGTATTAAATCGACAGCGTCATGCTCTGTAGTGACAAGGTAAGGTAGTGAAATCTGACCTTCTTCGCTAATTCGGTATTTTGCACCAATATTTGCAGATGAAACATGTGCGCCACTCGTATCAACGGGGTTTTCATAGCTTGCTTGAATTTCACCGGTATTTAAATCTCGTCGAGTGTAGTTTAATCCTTCGAAAATTTTAGCAAAATGAATATCATCTCCCATGATTTCAATTTCGGAAAATGTATATCCTTGTGATTCTGGACAAGAAAAGGTCGAAAGCGTTTGCAAGCCAGTGTCATCAAATGGTTGCAAAGTATATTCGCAAATGCCATTTTCGACTTTAGTTCTCAAGTAGGTTGATTTCTGTGGCTGAGAACCGACAGTGACCATTTCGGGAGCATCTTCAATCCATTTAATTTCTCCAGATAGGCTGATATAGGCGATTTTGTCTGCTAGTGTGTCGACGCTATCATGATCCATAAAGGCCACAACACCGCCTACGGTATGGTATACACTGCGGATACTATAATCTGAGACGCTCACTGGCATTGCGACGGTGATGGTGCTGCTTTCAGAGATTAATTCAAGGTCATGATTTTTGTAGCGAATAATCAGTCCAGGAATCTCAGTATCGATGCTGTAGTTATAATTTCCACCTGGAAAAGTTTCCCCTTCAGTAAGAATTTCATTTCTTACATCACCATTTTCATCAAGTACCAAGATATGATAATCCGTACTTGCCGGTTTTAGGGTGGTTGAAGGCTTAAAATCAGATGTGTACACCACTAGCCGGTTTGTACCGTCATCTCCTGTTTGAAGATATAAAGTTGCCAAACCGACTTCGTCTTTGGTGTTAATTAGGTCTAAGTTTTTCACCCAATCAACTTCACCCGTAGGTGATATTCGATTTAGCGAAAAATTAACACTATCTGGAGATGTGACGCTGTATGTCACACCTTGCTTCGTCATATATTTTAGGTCATACCGGCCTTCGATTTTCCATTTAATCAAGGACTCCGCCGGATCTTCTAGTCCGCCACAACCACCAAAAAATGCTGTAATACCAATGAGTGCAGCACACGTAAAGTACTTTTTTATTTTTAAAAGCATAACATTTCTTCCCTAATTTCCATTGTTCCAGTAATTTTATTGTCATGTACTAAGATCATCAGGATGAATCGCCAGAGCGTTACCGTGAGCGCAAATCTTAAGCGGTATAAACCTGAACGTTATTAGCCTGTTGCTATTATCAATTACACCGATAAATACAGACCAATCGTTACCTACTCTATGTACTCACGCGTTAAACATGCCTTCTTGTCACTTAGTCAACAAGAGGCTAAATGCGCCAGATATCTGTTAGTTATAAAAATATTGAGTGAGTCTATTGCCTTAGAATTTAACAATACGGGCTTTTTGGGCTAAATCAGCATATAGGGCGGTAATTGTCAGTAGCCTGACGCGCAATCGCTTCATTTGATTGACGCATAAATCATCTGATACTCGATCCAGCCGCGCCTGTGTTCAAAACTACGATCATCGCTAACTTTTCAGCATAGAAAAGCATGCCTTACACAGCGCGTAAGGGACTGATAATAAGGTGTGGCTTCGAGTAATATGAGTTCCTTTCTTGTGTTTTCAAACCAGTGGTATTGAAGTTTCTGAGTAATCAGGCATTCTTCTTATGATAACTGTCCGATTGAATGGACAGAGTGGCCCGGATAGATTTAGTCTTGTATCTTTATTTGTATCGAAAAACGAATGAAATGTCCTAAATGCGAGTCAAACTTTGAGCAATTACACACGCCATTTGGTGATGTAGAGCATTGTTTAAATTGTAAGGGTTTATGGCTCGATATGCTTGAGCATGAAGACCTTAAAGAAATTGCTTCTGGTATAGATATTGGTGATCCAGAAGTCGGTAAAAAATACAACGAGGTGTGGGATCTAAAGTGTCCCGTGTGTCCTAATAGTAAAATTTTGAACATGGTTGATGTTAAGCAGCCACATATTTGGTTTGAAGTTTGTCCCACTTGCTATGGACGTTTCTTCGATGCGGGCGAATTTGTCGACTTGTCCGAGCATACAATTTCTGATTTTTTTTAAAAATTTACTGCAAAAGAGCGCAGGTAATACTGGACGGACTTTCCTCTAAGATCGAAAATCATGGTTTAAAATGATCTCGAGGAACGTCCTTTTTCGTTTGTGTTAATTTCTAATTCTACTGACCATCAATTGTTGAACCGATCAATGCACTTCTTACTAAAATAATACAGTTGTTTGATTGAGCATAATCGCTTCCCTTGGTTATGATTGCACGACAAATCCTTGGATATATCAATGGACACTAATCGAAATATCATTGCGCGCTTGCGCGAACGCATTCCCACATTCGAGTGCGTTGAAGGGTGTCATGATTGTTGTGGCCCTGTGACCACCTCTTCAGAAGAGATGTCACGCCTACCAGTTAAAACCGATGCTGAACATGAAGCGGCATGGGAACATCTTAATTGCGTTCACTTGGGCCCTAATGGCTGCACTGTGTACGACGAACGCCCGCTGATTTGCCGCTTGTTTGGTACAACACCGCGTATGCCTTGTCCTAATGGACGTCGTCCTGAAGTGATGATTGATACCAAGACTGAAAATCAGATTCATC containing:
- a CDS encoding YkgJ family cysteine cluster protein codes for the protein MDTNRNIIARLRERIPTFECVEGCHDCCGPVTTSSEEMSRLPVKTDAEHEAAWEHLNCVHLGPNGCTVYDERPLICRLFGTTPRMPCPNGRRPEVMIDTKTENQIHHYIANTRQVLV
- a CDS encoding zf-TFIIB domain-containing protein, yielding MKCPKCESNFEQLHTPFGDVEHCLNCKGLWLDMLEHEDLKEIASGIDIGDPEVGKKYNEVWDLKCPVCPNSKILNMVDVKQPHIWFEVCPTCYGRFFDAGEFVDLSEHTISDFF